In Desulfoferula mesophila, the genomic window TCTAGATCAACAGCCTGCCGTACGTATCACACCCACAAGAAACTGGCTACGCGATGCGGAGTCACGGGTTTCCGTGTCTGCGTCCGTAGCTTGGAAAGGAGCTTTTTGAATGACCAACATGACGACCTTTGGAAACGTCCAGCGGAGGGCGGAAGCTCTCGCTGCTAATTATCACGATGCACTGGTCCCGGTGAAGGAGATGGAATTTGCCGATCTGAAGACCGTGAAGATCGGAGGGGAGCCACATCACCTGAGAAGGGTTGCTCGGCAGAGGGTTGCTGCTCGATTAGGGATTCCTCATCCATATCTGGAAAGGTGCCCAGCGGAACTTCAGGCGGAACAGTTGAATTATTGGCTGCGGGGAGAAAGGAATGAGGAGTTCTTCGTGCGTTTCGATGGCGCTGAGATCAGAGCGGTGTTTACACCACGATACACACCGGCGGACAACCTGGAGGTGCTGGAGCGTCTAGCTGACATCGGGGTGATGCCTGAGACCAAGGTGCAGGTCGCGCTCGATGCGGAATTCATGAGCCTGAGCATTCCGGATCAGAATCGCACCTTTGAGGTGAAAGGGGATCGGCTTACGCCGGGCATCTCCGTTTCCAATTCCGAGGTAGGTCTGGCCAGTCTGTCCGTCAAAGCCTTCTTTCTGCGCCTAGTCTGCACCAACGGACTTATCGCCAAAACAGAGGTCTCCTCTTCCTACCGGCACGTATCAGCGCGGATTCTAGAGGAGCTGCCTCAGGCGCTTGGCCAGGTACAGGGCCAGTTGGAGACCAGCAAGGACAAGATGATGATCTCCATGACTAGCCCGGTCAGCGATCCCGATGCCACCATCAGGGCCTTCAATCGGCAGTTCCAGTTGAGTCAGCGGGAGCAGGAGGCTGTGGCTTGGGGGTTCATGCGGGAGTTCGGCGATACCATGTGGCATGTGGTTAATGCCTACACCGCAGGAGCGCAGCATAGCCCTTTGACCGCTGAGGAAAACCACAAGCTACAGGTGGTGGGAGGGATGGTGTTGGGGATGGTGCAGTAGGCCGATGTCGGTATGACCCATCGACTGGACGTAGGATTGGACGTAGCGTGTCATGCATTTTCATGCATTTTGATGCGAGGACGTACAGTGAGGTGCAGCTAAGTGCTTGAAATTAGGTAGAGTGCGCTCTCTGGTGTGGCCTCTCACGCCGAAGACACGGGTTCGAACCCCGTTGGGACTGCCAAATAATATCGGAGGGTTGCAGCTTCACGGCTGGCCCTCCTTTTTTTGGGGAAGTAAATCGGGAAGTAAATTTTCGTCTGTCCGGAGCAAATCCACCGTATGCTTATTGCCCTTTCTTAAACGGCCAATGTAGCGATCTGTGGTGGTGGTGCTTTGATGGCGCAAAAGGGCCTGGATTTCAGGGGTACTTATGCCCTTGTCGGCCAAGTAGCTGGCCACATGGTGCCGCAGGGCATGGCAGCCGAAGGCTTTGACCTCCGCCCGCTTGCAAAGGCTCTCCATAAAAGTGCGGCGTGTAGTAAAAGGCTTTCCGTAGTTTCTACCTTGCCGCTGACATACAAAGACGTAGGGGCTTTTTTTGAAATGGCGATGCTGGGAATTTTTCCAGATCCATAAAGTCTGGTGCAATTCGTCGCTCATGTCCAAGGTGTCCCGCCGCGCAGAGCCATCCTTGGTCTTGCGGGTGGTCAATGTAATAGTGCCCCTCTTGAAATCCACGTCCTCCCAGCGCAGGCTAAAAATTTCAGAGCGCCGGTGTGAATGGCGGAGTAAGTGCGGGACAGTTGGCGGTCTAAAACCGTGACACTTGTTTTAGAGATATAGTCCTGTTGTTCATGCTGTCAATCATGATCTTGCCTTAGTTGGTTTTGGGCTTTGCCTGGGATCGTCTTTTGGCTTGGCGGAGCCGGTAGCTTTCTCCATTGGCCTCGATGATGTGGCACCTATGGGTCAGTCTGTCCAGCAGTGCACCGGTGAGTCTTTCGGAGCCGAAGACCTCCGTCCATTGCTGGAAAGGGAGATTGGTGGTGATCATGAGGCTTTGTTGTTCATATGCCCTACCCACCACCTCGAATAGCATTTGAGCGCCTATCTTGGAGAAGGGCACATAGCCCAGTTCATCGATGACCAGCAGGTGTAGGCGCTGGAGCTGTTTCTGCAGGCGTTGCAGACGTCTTTCCTCGCGGCATTCCATGAGCTCTGTGACCAGGGCGGTGGCGCTGTAGAATTTCACCTTGCTTCCCTGGGCGCAGGCCGCAAAGGCCATGGCGCTGGCCAGGTGGGTCTTGCCGGTGCCGGAGTTTCCGATCAGGAGCACGTTTTCCTTTTTGGCGATGTACTCGCCCCTCATCAGCTCCCTGACCAGCTGCTGATTGATGGAGGGCTGTGCCTTGAAATCAAAGGTGTCCATGGTCTTGATCACCGGAAAGGCGGCTTGCTTGATGCGCCTTTCGGCTGCCCGCTTCTCGCGGTCCAGAAGCTCCCGCTCGGTCAGGCGCAGCAGGTAGGTCATGTAATCGGAGCGGTCTTGGCTGCAGACCTTGGCCATGGCCGCGTATTCCCGGAGAATGGTGGGCAGCTTCAGCTTTTTGAGGTGGTACTCCAAGAGCACGGTGGGTTTGTCCTGGTCCTTCATGACAGCGCCCCTCCCTGCGCGAGGAGGGAGTCATAGACTGTGATATCGGGCCCGGCCACGCTCACTCGGCCCAGGTGCTCACGACCGTCCAGCAGGAAGGTGGCCGCGGGCCCTGATGATGGCGGCTCCAGCAGGTGGACAATGGCCTCCGGGGCATAGGCTCCCGCGTACAATGCCTGCTCCACCGCCCGCTTCAGTCTGGCCATGGAGTGGTCCTCCAGCAAACGTAGGACCTTTATGTATTTACGGGTGCCCTGGCCAGGCATGTCTTCCCCGGCCACCAGCCGCCGCCTCAAGACCTCAAAGCACTCAGACAGATCTAGGTCAGCCAGGGGGCGGGCGTGGTCCAGGGAGCCAGGCTTGCGCTCCAGCAAGGGCAGATAATGCCGGTAGTCGAAAAACACCCCTTCCTTGCCCCAGGATCGGGAGTGGCGGGCCACCACCACGTCATGGTGGCAGAGCACCACCCGATCCACATAGCCCTTGGCCACAATTTCATGGTGGGCACAAGCCACCGGCACCGAGTAGTCATTGTCGTCGAAGCGGACCAGGGACAATGAATTGGCCCGGGTAGGCTGTTTGCGGCAGGCATCGAAGCGGGAGGGAGGCAGGGGGACAAAGGCTGTCTGGTCTTCCTGCAAAACCTCGGCCTTGCTACCGCCCTTGCCACGCAAACGGCGCTTCATGTCGTCGCGGCACTGCCTTAAAAGCATGGCATTGAGCTCGGCCAGGTCCTTCACCTGGGGCACTGGCACCAAAAAATTCTGCCGGGCGTACTTGACCACCCCTTCCACCACGCCCTTCTCGTTTGGACGCCGCACCCGACAAAAATGCTCCCGAAAAAGGTAATGGCTCTGCAGCTTGAGAAAACCATCGGTCAGCTTGCGCTCATGAGGCCCTATGATCTTGGAAACCAGGACCTTGCTATTGTCGTAACTGATCCGGTGGGGCACCCCACCGAAAAACTCGAACGCCCTGGCATGCCCTTCCCAGTAGCTCTCGCTGCACTCCTTGTCGAAGGCCGCCACGAAAAAGGCATCGGAGTACGGCAAGGCCATGATAAAAAGCGCTATCTTGCGAAGCTCCCCGGAAACCTTGGCCAGGGCATAGCCAAAGTCCACCTGCGCCTCGCCGGGACGATGGACCAGGGGCATGTACACCTCCTGGCTCACGCGCTTGATTGCGCGCACCGCCTCCTTTACCTGGGTGTACTTGCCCTGATAACCCGCCTCCTTGATGCGGTGATATATGCGCGTGGCCGTGTGCCTTTGCTTCTTGGGAACCTTTTTGTCCTCTTTTATGATCCGGGCGATCAACTCAAGGTAGGGGCCAAGCTTGGGCTTGGCTCGGGGGGTGCTGAGCCGGTATCCGGGAGGCTCGGGAAAATTCTGAATCTTTTGCAGGGTATCCCAATGGATGCCCTCTCTACGCATTAACTCGCGCTTGCTCGCCTGGCCATCGCGCAACTCAAGTCTGATCCGGGCCCATTGATCCATGTCCGTGTACACCCCTTCCGCTCCTCCAGAGAGTCCTGGCCTGGAAGCCACCATGGCCTCCATCGCACCAAAACACCTGAAGAAAACTGAATCAATGTGTCACGGTTTTCAACCGCCACTAAAATCGTCTCGCTTTTGGACCGCCATTTACATATTTGACGAGAAGGCTAGGTTTGCATGGCTGTGCGCCGCGTCGCTAGGCCCCTAATTCATCGGTAGTGTCTCAGTTTTGATATTTTATACTGACGCGCTTATTGTCATTGAGCCCCCGTGGGCTTGTGGCAGGCATAAAAATAAGTGGTGGAGCCCGGTGTCCTATAAGACAGCGAGTTGCTGGCTTGTCCTACTTGTCCAGGGTCAGGGGCCAGCACCAAGGCTCTTCCGATGGATGCTTAGGGGGCCATTGGACAACACGGTTGCCCCTTCCGCGTCCAGGTACTATCGACTAACAGGGCACACCGGGTTCCACCACTTACATGGTCCCAAAGACACAGGAGACTTGTCAAGTTAGTTGGGATGGGGTCCACAAGCTACTTTTACAACGAAAAGCAGTGCGAGACACCTTGGGTTAAGCAAGGTTGTACTGCCTCGGTGACCGGCCTGAGGTTAGGTAGTAAGCCCTAGGTTCACTTTCCACAGGGGCACAAAATTTAATCTTTTAGCCGATTACATTCATCCCACCACATGCCCATAGTTTTTCAGTTGCTGGGGGCAAGATGCACTGCAAATTAGCGGTGACTGTCCATGAGCGCTCGGCAAAACAAGATTTCCTGGCCGTCGTCACCGCACCTCCCTCTTGACTCCAAATGACTTGCCCCGTTAAGGATGAAAATCTATAATCTTTCACCCAATCCAAATAATTATTGCGTTGTTCAGCGGAGCGAATGCTAGATTTGGGTCACAAGGCTTCTCCATCGTGGGGCTGTTGAATTTCGTGACTAATAAATCCAAAAACGTGGCCGCACCTGTTCATTCGACAACTGCGCCTGAACCAAACATGGTGTCGGAGGATTGTCCGGCAGTATCCATAATCGTACCTATTTTCAATGAGGAGGAAAGCATCCCGGACCTCCACGCCGGCTTGCTCCACGTGGCCAACTCTCTGGGAGCCGAAGTCATAGTGGTGGATGACGGCTCCGATGACGACACCTCGGAACTGTTGCAACATTGCCGGGGCTTCAACCTGCTGCGAATCCCCCACGGCGGGAAGAGCGCCGCCTTGGCGGCCGGGCTGGCCAGGGCTCGTGCCCCCATCGCCGTGACCATCGACGCGGACCTGCAGGAAGACCCGGCCCACATCCCGCATATGGTGTCCCTGGTGAAACAAGGCTTCGATTGCGTACACGGCATCAGGGTGTGCCGCCAAGATGATTTTTGGGGCAAACGCCTGCCCTCCTGGTTTTACAACCAACTTATCTGGCTGCTTTTCAGCCGCCGCTTCCGGGACATTAACTGCGGCTTGCGTGCCGCTCTCACCGACCGGCTGCGCTCATTGGAGTGGAAACAAGGCACCCACCGCCTGGTCCCCCTACTGATCCATCTCCAAAACGGCCGGGTCAGGGGCATGCCGGTGCGGCACCGCCGCCGCAAGTGGGGCCAGTCCAAATATGCCACCTCCCGGCGCTACAAGGTCTCCCTACGTAACCTTCTTAGTTTGCGATTGAACGGTCATGTATGACGCTATTGTGTTGGGCGGCGGCTACTCCGGCTTGGCCGCCGCTCGCAGCTTGATGCACAGCGGAGCCGGGTGTCTACTGCTGGAAGCCGGCGACGGCCTCGGAGGGGCGGGCCGTTGCGGGCCGGTGGCCGGTGAATCAGTGGAGTGGTTTTATCACCACATCAAACCTCATGACACCTTTATTCTAGATTTGATCGGGCAGATGGGCCTTGAGAACTCCCTGCTGTGGCGGGAGACCTCCATGGCCTTCTACCTGGGCCAGCGGCTCTACCCTTTCAGCCGTCCCCAGGACCTGCTTCGCTTCGCTCCATTCACCCTGGCGGACAAGATGCGCTTCTGCGCGGGCATGCTCAGCTCGCGCTTCACCAAGAGCCAAAACCTGGCCGGGGTAAGCGCCAAGGACTGGATCGTACGACACTGGGGCCCCAGCGTGTACCACAAGATGATGGCCCCCTTGATGCGCAACAAGTTCGGCATCCCCCCGGAGCGGGTGTGCGCCGGTTTCCTGCACGGACGCATCAAAGGGCTCTCGGACACCAAGTCCAAGGGGGTGGGCGGCGAGATGTTGGGCTATTTGGACGGTGGACTGGACCGCCTGACCCGCCGCCTAGCCCAGGAGCTGGCCATCGGCGCGGAGGTGAAGCTGCAATCACCGGTCACCACCTTGGAGCGCACCAAGGACGGCTACATGGTGCACGCCGGGGGCCTGAGCCACACCTCCAAGGTGGTGATCAACACCCTGCCGCTTAACTACTTCGCCAAGCTGCCGGCGAACTTCAACTTTGACAACCAGGTGAAGTACCAGGGCGTGGTTTGCGCACTCATGGCCCTGGAGAGGCCCCTGGATTTGCCCTATTGGACAAACATCCTGGAGCCTGGCTTCTCTTTTAAGGTGCTGGTGAACCAGTCTTTGCTGGGCCCCCACCGCGCCAAT contains:
- the istB gene encoding IS21-like element helper ATPase IstB yields the protein MKDQDKPTVLLEYHLKKLKLPTILREYAAMAKVCSQDRSDYMTYLLRLTERELLDREKRAAERRIKQAAFPVIKTMDTFDFKAQPSINQQLVRELMRGEYIAKKENVLLIGNSGTGKTHLASAMAFAACAQGSKVKFYSATALVTELMECREERRLQRLQKQLQRLHLLVIDELGYVPFSKIGAQMLFEVVGRAYEQQSLMITTNLPFQQWTEVFGSERLTGALLDRLTHRCHIIEANGESYRLRQAKRRSQAKPKTN
- a CDS encoding DUF932 domain-containing protein; amino-acid sequence: MTNMTTFGNVQRRAEALAANYHDALVPVKEMEFADLKTVKIGGEPHHLRRVARQRVAARLGIPHPYLERCPAELQAEQLNYWLRGERNEEFFVRFDGAEIRAVFTPRYTPADNLEVLERLADIGVMPETKVQVALDAEFMSLSIPDQNRTFEVKGDRLTPGISVSNSEVGLASLSVKAFFLRLVCTNGLIAKTEVSSSYRHVSARILEELPQALGQVQGQLETSKDKMMISMTSPVSDPDATIRAFNRQFQLSQREQEAVAWGFMREFGDTMWHVVNAYTAGAQHSPLTAEENHKLQVVGGMVLGMVQ
- a CDS encoding FAD-dependent oxidoreductase, which produces MYDAIVLGGGYSGLAAARSLMHSGAGCLLLEAGDGLGGAGRCGPVAGESVEWFYHHIKPHDTFILDLIGQMGLENSLLWRETSMAFYLGQRLYPFSRPQDLLRFAPFTLADKMRFCAGMLSSRFTKSQNLAGVSAKDWIVRHWGPSVYHKMMAPLMRNKFGIPPERVCAGFLHGRIKGLSDTKSKGVGGEMLGYLDGGLDRLTRRLAQELAIGAEVKLQSPVTTLERTKDGYMVHAGGLSHTSKVVINTLPLNYFAKLPANFNFDNQVKYQGVVCALMALERPLDLPYWTNILEPGFSFKVLVNQSLLGPHRANLIYCSSYLPDDHPLISAPADQVRELYLKDLRTMAGTVKLKDCLVTQSPVATPVFDVDYRKQTHDLQYRLPGVFFAGNATIYPHSRTVSSVVGSGQRAAALALEHLAAGARAV
- a CDS encoding glycosyltransferase family 2 protein → MVSEDCPAVSIIVPIFNEEESIPDLHAGLLHVANSLGAEVIVVDDGSDDDTSELLQHCRGFNLLRIPHGGKSAALAAGLARARAPIAVTIDADLQEDPAHIPHMVSLVKQGFDCVHGIRVCRQDDFWGKRLPSWFYNQLIWLLFSRRFRDINCGLRAALTDRLRSLEWKQGTHRLVPLLIHLQNGRVRGMPVRHRRRKWGQSKYATSRRYKVSLRNLLSLRLNGHV
- the istA gene encoding IS21 family transposase — translated: MDQWARIRLELRDGQASKRELMRREGIHWDTLQKIQNFPEPPGYRLSTPRAKPKLGPYLELIARIIKEDKKVPKKQRHTATRIYHRIKEAGYQGKYTQVKEAVRAIKRVSQEVYMPLVHRPGEAQVDFGYALAKVSGELRKIALFIMALPYSDAFFVAAFDKECSESYWEGHARAFEFFGGVPHRISYDNSKVLVSKIIGPHERKLTDGFLKLQSHYLFREHFCRVRRPNEKGVVEGVVKYARQNFLVPVPQVKDLAELNAMLLRQCRDDMKRRLRGKGGSKAEVLQEDQTAFVPLPPSRFDACRKQPTRANSLSLVRFDDNDYSVPVACAHHEIVAKGYVDRVVLCHHDVVVARHSRSWGKEGVFFDYRHYLPLLERKPGSLDHARPLADLDLSECFEVLRRRLVAGEDMPGQGTRKYIKVLRLLEDHSMARLKRAVEQALYAGAYAPEAIVHLLEPPSSGPAATFLLDGREHLGRVSVAGPDITVYDSLLAQGGALS